In Gordonia phthalatica, one genomic interval encodes:
- a CDS encoding DEDD exonuclease domain-containing protein, which yields MAVEQLSFSDLPESEEFAASALRETTFVVVDLETTGGSADTDRITEIGAVKIRGGEVLGEFATLVDPGRTIPPQIVALTGITTAMVYDAPRIEEVLPSFVEFARGSILVAHNARFDMGFLRKSAARMKLPWTFTASLCTVVMARRVLSRQEAPTVKLSALADLFDVSVRPTHRALDDARATVDVFHHLLERVGNQGVQTVGDLTSYLPRATPAMRAKRGMAAALPHRPGVYLFRGPGDEVLYIGTAVDLHRRVSGYFNGSDPRSRMAEMVGLAVRVDHVECAHALEAAVAELRLLGVHKPSYNRRSRNPQRGWWITVTEERFPRLKVSRTPGPESLGPIPGRAQAADVADVISGLAGLRTCTAELKKASHHWCEGPSDAAALPDPLVAALPGVCRAASDRPQTLPDYLGRVEAARDLLSGRSDSLLTALEGRIEMLAAEHRFESAARARDRLSATIEALSRGQRLAAVAQRAEVVAARPDGDGGWDLSVVRYGRLAAAARAVRGVSPMPVIDRLRASATTVLPPAPESGPLGGAPAEETALIERWLYEPGTRLVDVTDQLSLPIGAAARWHHFARTARAAREAVSGY from the coding sequence TCGTCGTCGACCTCGAGACGACGGGCGGCAGCGCCGACACCGACCGCATCACCGAGATCGGCGCGGTCAAGATCCGCGGCGGCGAGGTCCTTGGCGAGTTCGCCACGCTCGTCGATCCCGGACGCACCATTCCCCCGCAGATCGTGGCGCTGACCGGCATCACGACCGCCATGGTCTACGACGCACCCCGCATCGAAGAGGTGCTGCCGTCGTTCGTCGAGTTCGCCCGCGGCAGCATCCTGGTGGCCCACAACGCCCGATTCGACATGGGCTTCCTTCGCAAGAGCGCCGCGCGCATGAAGCTGCCGTGGACCTTCACCGCCTCGCTGTGCACCGTCGTCATGGCCCGCCGCGTCCTCAGCAGACAGGAGGCGCCGACGGTCAAACTGTCCGCCCTGGCCGACCTGTTCGACGTGTCGGTCCGTCCGACCCACCGGGCGCTGGACGACGCCCGCGCCACCGTCGACGTCTTCCACCACCTCCTGGAGCGCGTCGGCAACCAGGGCGTCCAGACGGTCGGCGACCTCACCTCCTACCTCCCGCGCGCGACGCCCGCCATGCGTGCCAAGCGCGGGATGGCGGCAGCGCTGCCGCACCGGCCCGGCGTCTATCTGTTCCGCGGGCCCGGCGACGAAGTCCTTTACATAGGGACCGCCGTCGATCTGCACCGGCGGGTGTCCGGTTACTTCAACGGCAGCGACCCCCGCAGCCGGATGGCCGAGATGGTCGGCCTCGCCGTCCGCGTCGACCACGTCGAATGCGCCCACGCACTGGAGGCAGCCGTCGCCGAGCTGCGACTGCTCGGCGTGCACAAGCCCTCCTACAATCGTCGCTCCCGCAATCCGCAGCGCGGCTGGTGGATCACGGTCACCGAGGAACGGTTTCCCCGGTTGAAGGTGTCCCGCACGCCCGGTCCCGAATCGCTGGGGCCGATCCCCGGGCGCGCGCAGGCCGCCGACGTCGCCGACGTGATCTCCGGGCTCGCAGGCCTTCGGACGTGTACCGCCGAACTGAAGAAGGCCTCGCATCACTGGTGTGAGGGCCCTTCCGACGCCGCCGCCCTGCCCGATCCCCTCGTCGCCGCTCTACCCGGTGTCTGCCGGGCCGCCAGCGACCGCCCGCAGACTCTGCCGGACTACCTGGGCCGGGTGGAGGCCGCTCGCGATCTGCTGTCCGGGCGGTCCGACTCGCTCCTGACCGCACTCGAGGGACGGATCGAGATGCTCGCCGCCGAGCATCGGTTCGAGTCGGCGGCCCGCGCCCGCGACCGCCTGTCGGCGACGATCGAGGCGCTCTCCCGCGGTCAACGCCTGGCCGCCGTCGCGCAGCGCGCGGAGGTGGTCGCCGCACGCCCTGACGGCGACGGAGGGTGGGACCTGTCGGTGGTTCGTTACGGCAGGCTCGCGGCCGCGGCCCGCGCGGTCCGCGGGGTGTCGCCGATGCCGGTGATCGATCGACTGCGGGCCTCGGCCACGACGGTCCTCCCACCGGCGCCGGAGTCCGGTCCGCTCGGCGGTGCGCCCGCCGAGGAGACCGCCCTCATCGAACGATGGCTGTACGAGCCGGGAACCCGCCTGGTGGACGTCACCGACCAGTTGTCGCTGCCGATCGGGGCCGCCGCCCGATGGCATCACTTCGCTCGTACCGCGCGCGCCGCACGCGAAGCCGTCTCCGGCTACTAG
- a CDS encoding Lrp/AsnC family transcriptional regulator, which translates to MITAIVLIGADINQIPETAQAVADIPGVTEVYSCAGDVDLIAKVRVRNHEEIATVVTGAINRIPGVRSSATHIAFRSYASSEVEGGFSIGEE; encoded by the coding sequence ATGATCACCGCCATCGTCCTCATCGGAGCCGACATCAACCAGATCCCCGAGACCGCGCAGGCCGTCGCCGACATTCCGGGCGTCACCGAGGTCTACTCGTGCGCCGGCGACGTCGATCTGATCGCCAAGGTCCGCGTCCGCAATCACGAGGAGATCGCCACCGTGGTCACCGGAGCCATCAATCGGATTCCCGGGGTCCGCAGCAGTGCCACGCACATCGCCTTCCGCAGTTACGCGAGTTCCGAAGTGGAGGGCGGCTTCTCCATCGGCGAGGAGTGA
- the trpD gene encoding anthranilate phosphoribosyltransferase — protein sequence MSAQDATGSPTAYTWPYVLGKVTDRIDLTVDEAAWAMREIMSDAATGAQIAAFGVGVKMKGPSPAELRGLSEAMLSLANRLTVNGDAIDIVGTGGDRSHTVNISTMTSVVVAAAGVPVVKHGNRAASSKSGGADVLEALGVAISLNPASVEASVAETGIGFCFAPVFHPAFRFTGPPRSQIGIPTVFNVLGPLTNPAAPEAGLIGCAFSDLAPVLAAAFAERGNRVLLVRGDDGLDELTTTTTSSVWQVVNGQVGRLTVDPTALGIELVELSALQGGDATVNAQIARDLFAGRTGPVRDAVSLNAAAALVAHDQQELLTQDQFDAAMREALARVGDVLDSGRAADLLDRWAATTQRLAAAQ from the coding sequence GTGAGTGCACAGGACGCAACCGGATCCCCCACCGCCTACACCTGGCCGTACGTGCTCGGCAAGGTGACCGATCGGATCGACCTGACCGTCGACGAGGCGGCGTGGGCGATGCGCGAGATCATGTCCGACGCCGCGACCGGCGCCCAGATCGCGGCCTTCGGCGTCGGTGTGAAGATGAAGGGTCCGTCGCCCGCCGAACTCCGCGGACTCTCCGAGGCGATGCTCTCGCTGGCCAACCGGCTGACGGTGAACGGTGACGCGATCGACATCGTCGGCACCGGCGGAGACCGCTCGCACACGGTGAACATCTCGACGATGACCTCGGTGGTCGTGGCGGCGGCCGGTGTGCCGGTCGTGAAGCACGGCAACCGGGCGGCGTCGTCGAAGAGCGGCGGCGCCGATGTGCTCGAGGCACTGGGTGTGGCCATCAGCCTGAATCCGGCATCGGTCGAGGCCTCGGTGGCGGAGACCGGCATCGGGTTCTGCTTCGCCCCGGTGTTCCACCCGGCGTTCCGGTTCACCGGGCCCCCGCGCAGCCAGATCGGCATCCCGACCGTGTTCAACGTGCTCGGTCCGCTGACCAATCCGGCCGCACCCGAGGCCGGACTGATCGGGTGCGCGTTCAGCGACCTGGCACCGGTCCTGGCCGCGGCCTTCGCCGAACGCGGCAACCGCGTGCTCCTGGTGCGCGGAGACGACGGCCTCGACGAACTGACGACAACCACCACCTCGAGTGTCTGGCAGGTGGTGAACGGTCAGGTGGGACGCCTGACGGTGGACCCGACGGCGCTGGGCATCGAACTGGTGGAACTGTCCGCGCTGCAAGGCGGCGACGCGACGGTCAACGCGCAGATCGCGCGCGACCTGTTCGCGGGCCGGACGGGACCGGTGCGCGACGCGGTGAGCCTGAACGCCGCCGCGGCCCTCGTGGCCCACGATCAGCAGGAACTGCTGACGCAGGACCAGTTCGACGCCGCGATGCGCGAGGCGCTGGCACGCGTCGGCGACGTCCTGGACTCCGGTAGGGCCGCCGACCTGCTGGACCGGTGGGCGGCGACGACGCAGCGGCTGGCGGCCGCACAGTAG
- a CDS encoding cytochrome c oxidase subunit 3, with the protein MTSAVGNSETAITSRVHSLNRPNMVSVGTIVWLSSELMFFAGLFAMYFVARANASDGWPQPPTHLNLWLAVPVTTVLILSSFTCQAGVFAAERGDVYGLRRWYTITLAMGTFFVCGQAFEYFSMVSEGTTLSSSAYGSVFYMATGFHGMHVIGGLLAFVFLLVRTRLSKFTPAQATAAIVVSYYWHFVDVVWIALFVVIYFIR; encoded by the coding sequence GTGACTAGCGCTGTGGGTAACTCAGAAACCGCCATCACCTCACGCGTGCACTCGCTGAACCGTCCGAATATGGTCAGCGTCGGCACCATCGTGTGGCTGTCGAGCGAATTGATGTTCTTCGCCGGCCTGTTCGCGATGTATTTCGTCGCGCGGGCCAATGCCTCGGACGGCTGGCCTCAGCCGCCGACGCACCTCAACCTCTGGCTGGCCGTGCCGGTGACCACGGTGCTGATTCTCAGCTCCTTCACCTGCCAGGCCGGCGTCTTCGCTGCTGAGCGAGGTGATGTCTACGGTCTGCGTCGGTGGTACACCATCACGTTGGCCATGGGCACCTTCTTCGTCTGCGGTCAGGCCTTCGAGTACTTCTCGATGGTCAGCGAGGGCACCACGCTCTCCTCGAGCGCGTACGGCTCGGTGTTCTACATGGCGACCGGCTTCCACGGCATGCACGTCATCGGCGGTCTTCTCGCCTTCGTGTTCCTGCTGGTTCGTACCCGCCTCTCGAAGTTCACGCCCGCTCAGGCAACCGCCGCGATCGTCGTGTCGTACTACTGGCACTTCGTCGACGTCGTGTGGATCGCCCTGTTCGTCGTCATTTACTTCATTCGGTAA
- a CDS encoding c-type cytochrome — protein MRSSPPSSPEGRDPSDDQNAGARAKRRRKLRRRASGSIFLLLGLVAAGLIAALLSPSPQVATADDHSIASVAPGKQLYETSCITCHGANLEGVADRGPSLIGVGDAAVYFQVSSGRMPAARNEAQAQRKPTKFTEADIDKLGAYIQAMGGGPSVMYEKNEDGSLKMKDGFPVLAMDSLRGDDIGRGSELFRLNCASCHNFTGRGGALSGGKFAPPLTDVNPQQLYTAMLTGPQNMPKFSNRQLSVDEKKNIIGYIRYVDTANPSGGFGLGGFGPASEGIVMWVVGVSAVVAGAMWIGSRN, from the coding sequence ATGAGATCATCTCCACCGAGTTCGCCGGAAGGCCGAGACCCGTCCGACGACCAGAATGCAGGGGCACGCGCCAAGCGTCGCCGTAAGTTGCGTCGTCGCGCGAGCGGCTCGATCTTCCTGCTCCTCGGCCTCGTTGCCGCGGGCTTGATCGCAGCCCTGCTGTCGCCGAGCCCCCAGGTCGCCACCGCTGACGACCACTCGATCGCTTCCGTCGCCCCGGGCAAGCAGCTGTACGAGACCTCGTGCATCACCTGTCACGGCGCCAACCTCGAAGGCGTTGCGGACCGCGGTCCGTCGCTGATCGGCGTCGGCGATGCTGCGGTGTACTTCCAGGTGTCGTCCGGCCGAATGCCTGCCGCACGCAACGAGGCACAGGCACAGCGCAAGCCCACCAAGTTCACCGAAGCCGACATCGACAAGCTCGGCGCGTACATCCAGGCCATGGGTGGCGGCCCGTCGGTCATGTACGAGAAGAACGAAGACGGCAGCCTCAAGATGAAGGACGGTTTCCCCGTCCTCGCCATGGACTCGCTGCGCGGTGACGACATCGGTCGCGGTTCGGAGCTCTTCCGACTGAACTGCGCGTCGTGCCACAACTTCACCGGTCGCGGTGGCGCCCTGTCGGGCGGCAAGTTCGCTCCCCCGCTGACCGACGTCAACCCCCAGCAGCTCTACACCGCCATGCTGACCGGCCCGCAGAACATGCCTAAGTTCTCGAACCGTCAGCTCTCGGTGGACGAGAAGAAGAACATCATCGGTTACATCCGGTATGTCGACACGGCCAACCCCAGCGGCGGCTTCGGACTCGGCGGCTTCGGTCCCGCGTCTGAGGGCATCGTGATGTGGGTGGTCGGCGTTTCGGCGGTCGTGGCCGGCGCGATGTGGATTGGATCACGAAATTGA
- a CDS encoding ubiquinol-cytochrome c reductase iron-sulfur subunit produces the protein MSDTSKDVPSDDELAAMSREEKVRLGTNLDGVEIIHRAERFPEPGTKAEKRAEFAVAIWFILSGVFAVAAFILFIWNDWQFKMPDEAGYWAYTFYTPLLGVTFGGSILAFGCGVIQLTKRFIPAEISVQDRHDGGSTEVDKQTIVAEFDDALQTSTLPRRKMIIGSAVFGLGALSLAGGVAAIGGFIKNPWAEGDDSPLWTSGWAPSRNAVKGETVFLRRDTGNPYQVALVRPEDLDAGAMETVFPWRVSDGYGENEESRHKLLEGLRAVSNPVMLIRLRPEDGEKVIKRRGQESFNYGDYYAYTKVCSHLGCPTSLYEQQTNRILCPCHQSQFNALEYGKAVFGPAARALAQLPITVNNQGYMVANPQQNGGNFLEPVGPAFWERKS, from the coding sequence TTGAGCGATACGAGTAAGGACGTCCCGTCCGACGACGAACTCGCCGCAATGTCTCGCGAGGAGAAGGTCCGTCTCGGCACCAACCTCGACGGGGTGGAGATCATCCACCGCGCCGAGCGGTTCCCCGAGCCCGGCACCAAGGCTGAGAAGCGCGCCGAGTTCGCTGTCGCGATCTGGTTCATTCTCTCCGGCGTCTTCGCCGTTGCAGCCTTCATCCTCTTCATCTGGAACGACTGGCAGTTCAAGATGCCGGACGAAGCAGGCTACTGGGCGTACACCTTCTACACCCCGCTGCTCGGCGTCACCTTCGGTGGGTCGATCCTGGCCTTCGGTTGCGGTGTCATCCAGCTGACCAAGCGCTTCATCCCGGCTGAGATCTCGGTCCAGGACCGCCACGACGGCGGTTCCACCGAGGTGGACAAGCAGACGATCGTCGCCGAGTTCGACGACGCGCTGCAGACCTCCACCCTCCCCCGCCGCAAGATGATCATCGGTTCGGCCGTCTTCGGTCTCGGTGCTCTCTCGCTCGCCGGCGGTGTGGCTGCGATCGGCGGCTTCATCAAGAACCCGTGGGCCGAGGGCGACGATTCGCCGCTGTGGACCAGCGGCTGGGCCCCGAGCCGCAATGCGGTCAAGGGTGAGACCGTCTTCCTGCGTCGCGACACCGGCAACCCGTACCAGGTCGCCCTGGTCCGCCCGGAGGATCTCGACGCCGGCGCCATGGAGACCGTCTTCCCGTGGCGCGTCTCTGACGGCTACGGCGAGAACGAGGAGTCGCGTCACAAGCTGCTGGAGGGCCTTCGCGCCGTCAGCAACCCGGTGATGCTCATCCGTCTTCGTCCCGAGGACGGCGAGAAGGTCATCAAGCGCCGCGGCCAGGAGAGCTTCAACTACGGCGACTACTACGCGTACACGAAGGTCTGCAGCCACCTCGGTTGCCCGACCTCGCTGTACGAGCAGCAGACGAACCGTATTCTCTGCCCGTGCCACCAGTCGCAGTTCAACGCCCTCGAGTACGGCAAGGCAGTCTTCGGACCCGCCGCCCGCGCTCTGGCGCAGCTGCCCATCACCGTCAACAACCAGGGCTACATGGTCGCCAACCCGCAGCAAAACGGCGGTAACTTCCTTGAGCCCGTCGGACCGGCATTCTGGGAGCGTAAGTCATGA
- a CDS encoding cytochrome b gives MTIADRLATQAEGVDSRYHLASGMRRQINKVFPTHWSFMLGEVALYSFIILLLSGTYLTLFFDPSMAHVVYDGAYQPLNGVTMSRAYETTLNLSFEVRGGLFVRQIHHWAALLFAASIIVHMMRIFFTGAFRRPREANWVIGCFLLLLAMFEGFFGYSLPDDLLSGTGVRAAMSGIVLGIPLVGTWVQWALFGGEFPGDIIIPRLYVLHILIFPAIILGLIGAHLALVWYQKHTQFPGPGRTEKNVVGVRILPVFAAKGGAFFAIITGLLALMAGVFQINAVWNIGPYNAAQVSAGSQPDIYMMWTDGFARLMPPWELYLGNYTIPAIFWVVVVIGVVFTVLFAYPWIEKALTGDDAHHNLLQRPRDTPVRTAIGAMALTFYIILTVSCMNDIIALKFHISLNATTWMGRIGLLVLPPLVYFITYRWALALQRSDREVLEHGIETGIIRREPQGAYIEIHQPLGPVDEHGHPIPLPYEGAALPKRMNKLGSAGSPGTGTLLVPDSAEEQALNERIAHEQHLEEKQALIALQEKGGNPLD, from the coding sequence ATGACGATCGCTGACCGCCTCGCCACACAGGCAGAAGGTGTGGACTCGAGGTACCACCTCGCATCCGGCATGCGCCGACAGATCAACAAGGTCTTCCCGACGCACTGGTCGTTCATGCTCGGTGAGGTCGCTCTGTACAGCTTCATCATCCTGTTGCTGTCGGGCACCTACCTGACCCTGTTCTTCGATCCGTCGATGGCGCACGTCGTCTACGACGGCGCATACCAGCCGCTCAACGGTGTGACCATGAGTCGCGCCTACGAGACCACCCTGAACCTCTCGTTCGAGGTCCGCGGCGGCCTCTTCGTGCGCCAGATCCACCACTGGGCAGCTCTGCTGTTCGCTGCGTCGATCATCGTGCACATGATGCGCATCTTCTTCACCGGTGCGTTCCGCCGCCCGCGTGAGGCGAACTGGGTCATCGGCTGCTTCCTGCTGCTGCTGGCCATGTTCGAGGGCTTCTTCGGCTACTCGCTTCCGGACGACCTCCTGTCGGGCACCGGCGTCCGCGCCGCCATGTCGGGCATCGTCCTGGGCATTCCGCTCGTCGGCACCTGGGTTCAGTGGGCCCTGTTCGGCGGTGAGTTCCCGGGCGACATCATCATTCCGCGCCTTTACGTGCTGCACATCCTGATCTTCCCGGCAATCATCCTGGGTCTGATCGGTGCTCACCTCGCGCTGGTCTGGTACCAGAAGCACACGCAGTTCCCCGGCCCCGGCCGCACCGAGAAGAACGTCGTCGGCGTTCGCATCCTCCCGGTGTTCGCCGCGAAGGGCGGTGCGTTCTTCGCGATCATCACCGGCCTCCTGGCCCTGATGGCCGGCGTCTTCCAGATCAACGCCGTGTGGAACATCGGCCCGTACAACGCCGCGCAGGTCTCGGCGGGTTCGCAGCCTGACATCTACATGATGTGGACGGACGGTTTCGCTCGACTGATGCCGCCGTGGGAGCTGTACCTGGGCAACTACACGATCCCCGCGATCTTCTGGGTCGTCGTCGTGATCGGTGTCGTGTTCACCGTGCTGTTCGCCTACCCGTGGATCGAGAAGGCCCTCACCGGCGACGATGCTCACCACAACCTGCTGCAGCGTCCGCGTGACACCCCGGTCCGCACCGCGATCGGCGCCATGGCGCTGACGTTCTACATCATCCTCACGGTGAGCTGTATGAACGACATCATCGCGCTGAAGTTCCACATCTCGCTGAACGCGACGACGTGGATGGGCCGCATCGGCCTGCTGGTGCTGCCGCCGCTGGTGTACTTCATCACCTACCGCTGGGCCCTCGCACTGCAGCGCAGTGACCGCGAGGTGCTCGAGCACGGCATCGAGACCGGCATCATCCGCCGCGAGCCGCAGGGTGCGTACATCGAGATCCACCAGCCGCTCGGCCCGGTGGACGAGCACGGCCACCCGATCCCGCTCCCCTACGAGGGGGCGGCGCTCCCGAAGCGGATGAACAAGCTCGGTTCCGCCGGCTCGCCCGGTACCGGAACCCTGCTGGTCCCGGACTCCGCGGAGGAGCAGGCGCTCAACGAGCGGATCGCTCACGAGCAGCATCTCGAGGAGAAGCAGGCTCTGATCGCTCTGCAGGAGAAGGGCGGAAACCCGCTCGACTGA
- a CDS encoding GNAT family N-acetyltransferase gives MRLRHTHELSAEFRGQLVGFLSEAFAGDFDADDFDHALGGVHVLAVDASGGLLGHAAVVQRRVVLGDPTPHSRVLRAGYVEAVAVAARARRRGIGDSLMRSVDRIVDRSFDVGALAASEAGKPLYLRHDWSFWTGPLGVLSPTGPRLTPDEDGSVLVRVPSTTSPIELSAPLYCDWRPGAVW, from the coding sequence GTGCGGCTTCGTCATACCCACGAGCTGTCTGCGGAGTTCCGCGGGCAGCTCGTCGGCTTTCTGTCCGAGGCCTTCGCAGGCGACTTCGACGCCGACGACTTCGACCACGCGCTCGGCGGCGTCCACGTCCTCGCGGTGGATGCCTCAGGCGGCCTGCTCGGCCACGCGGCGGTCGTGCAACGGCGCGTCGTGCTGGGTGATCCCACGCCGCATTCGCGTGTGCTGCGGGCCGGTTACGTCGAGGCCGTCGCCGTCGCGGCGCGTGCCCGCCGGCGGGGGATCGGAGACTCGTTGATGAGGTCCGTCGACCGGATCGTCGACCGGTCGTTCGACGTCGGTGCACTGGCGGCTTCCGAGGCGGGCAAGCCCCTCTACCTCCGTCACGACTGGTCCTTCTGGACGGGCCCTCTCGGCGTCCTGAGCCCCACCGGTCCCAGACTCACTCCGGACGAGGACGGCAGCGTCCTCGTCCGTGTGCCGTCGACGACGTCGCCTATCGAGCTGTCAGCGCCCCTCTACTGCGATTGGCGCCCCGGAGCCGTCTGGTAG
- a CDS encoding cytochrome c oxidase subunit 4 encodes MKVEARIFEAIASFFFVVGIVYAVGTFYYRTGVEWAGATAMFFSGGLALIAGTYFRFVARRVEIRPEDFEDAEVEDGAGELGFFSPHSYWPIMIAGAAALFAIGFASANWWFALGLLPIIIATVAGLVFEYHVGPEKH; translated from the coding sequence ATGAAGGTCGAAGCACGGATCTTTGAGGCCATCGCGAGCTTCTTCTTCGTCGTGGGCATCGTCTACGCCGTCGGCACGTTCTACTACCGCACCGGTGTGGAGTGGGCAGGCGCCACCGCGATGTTCTTCTCGGGCGGCCTGGCGCTGATCGCAGGCACGTACTTCCGGTTCGTCGCGCGACGCGTCGAGATCCGCCCGGAGGACTTCGAAGACGCGGAGGTCGAGGACGGTGCGGGTGAGCTCGGCTTCTTCTCGCCGCACAGCTACTGGCCCATCATGATCGCTGGTGCCGCCGCGCTGTTCGCCATCGGTTTCGCGTCCGCGAACTGGTGGTTCGCGCTGGGGCTGCTCCCGATCATCATCGCCACCGTCGCAGGCCTGGTGTTCGAGTACCACGTGGGACCCGAGAAGCACTGA
- a CDS encoding cytochrome c oxidase subunit II yields the protein MIKRLSGLAVLGVGVLMTSGCSAEEALRFGWPEGITPEGQAMREFWTWAVIAALAMGVIVWGLIFWTITFHRRKKDTKPEDEIPRQTGYNVPLELAYTAIPFVLIAVMFYFTVIVQNKVETKVENPDVVVNVTAFQWNWKFGYNSATINGQKLVDPKTDSKKGTPFEGQIEKYREEDGKQEKVLGAAGGRSAEIRDYLSYDKIETIGTSSEIPILVLPTKTRIQFDLAAADVVHSFWVPEFLFKRDVMPFPEQNHQDPSFQISEIDREGAFVGRCAEMCGTFHAMMNFEIRAVSPQTFTSYINYRKAHPEATNAQALQAVCQTPESVTTVPFDTRRVSNGTTPKHLGDASNTTIANCKPEV from the coding sequence ATGATCAAGAGACTGAGTGGCCTCGCGGTCCTCGGCGTTGGTGTGCTGATGACATCGGGCTGCAGTGCTGAAGAGGCACTGCGCTTCGGTTGGCCGGAGGGCATCACGCCCGAAGGTCAGGCAATGCGTGAGTTCTGGACCTGGGCTGTCATCGCAGCCCTGGCCATGGGCGTCATCGTGTGGGGTCTGATCTTCTGGACCATCACGTTCCACCGCCGCAAGAAGGACACCAAGCCGGAGGACGAGATCCCTCGCCAGACCGGTTACAACGTGCCTCTGGAACTCGCGTACACCGCGATTCCGTTCGTGCTGATCGCCGTGATGTTCTACTTCACCGTCATCGTGCAGAACAAGGTGGAGACCAAGGTCGAGAACCCCGACGTCGTCGTCAACGTGACGGCCTTCCAGTGGAACTGGAAGTTCGGCTACAACTCGGCGACCATCAACGGTCAGAAGCTGGTCGACCCGAAGACCGACTCCAAGAAGGGCACACCCTTCGAGGGGCAGATCGAGAAGTACCGCGAGGAAGACGGCAAGCAGGAGAAGGTCCTGGGTGCTGCCGGCGGTCGTTCCGCTGAGATCCGCGACTACCTGTCGTACGACAAGATCGAGACCATCGGCACCTCGTCTGAGATCCCGATCCTGGTCCTGCCGACCAAGACCCGCATTCAGTTCGACCTCGCTGCCGCGGACGTCGTCCACTCCTTCTGGGTTCCGGAGTTCCTGTTCAAGCGCGACGTCATGCCGTTCCCGGAGCAGAACCACCAGGATCCGTCGTTCCAGATCTCTGAGATCGACCGTGAGGGCGCCTTCGTCGGTCGCTGTGCAGAGATGTGCGGCACCTTCCACGCGATGATGAACTTCGAGATCCGCGCGGTCAGCCCGCAGACGTTCACGAGCTACATCAACTACCGCAAGGCGCACCCGGAGGCGACCAACGCTCAGGCTCTGCAGGCCGTCTGCCAGACGCCCGAGTCGGTCACGACCGTTCCGTTCGACACTCGCCGTGTCTCCAACGGAACGACGCCGAAGCACCTCGGTGACGCCAGCAACACCACGATCGCCAACTGCAAGCCGGAGGTCTAA